From Cognatishimia activa, one genomic window encodes:
- a CDS encoding YSC84-related protein — MKSMNRRTFALTALAGASVTAACGNGIGGNGGAAIDARVDQTLNHMYSTYPNTVDLEAKSVGMLVMPLVTEAGLGFGGAYGRGALLVDGITVDYYSTTKANFGLQIGAQQYAHVLFFMTQDALLNFRRSSGWAAGADLEYVISDQGDSLATETTTLTAPVLAVVFGRAGLRVGATLEGTKYTRIIP, encoded by the coding sequence ATGAAATCTATGAACAGACGGACCTTCGCGCTGACGGCTTTGGCGGGCGCATCTGTGACAGCCGCCTGCGGCAATGGCATTGGTGGCAACGGTGGCGCGGCAATCGACGCACGTGTCGATCAGACATTGAACCACATGTATTCCACCTACCCCAACACCGTGGATTTGGAAGCAAAATCCGTGGGCATGCTGGTCATGCCTTTGGTGACCGAGGCGGGACTCGGCTTCGGCGGCGCTTATGGACGCGGAGCGCTGTTGGTGGACGGTATAACGGTCGACTACTACTCAACCACCAAAGCCAACTTCGGCCTGCAGATCGGCGCTCAGCAATACGCACACGTACTGTTCTTCATGACCCAAGACGCGCTTCTGAACTTCCGCCGTTCCAGCGGTTGGGCTGCAGGTGCTGACCTTGAATATGTGATTTCCGATCAGGGCGACAGCCTGGCGACAGAGACCACAACTTTGACAGCGCCGGTACTGGCTGTCGTCTTTGGCCGGGCAGGCCTGCGTGTCGGCGCGACGCTGGAAGGCACAAAATACACACGGATTATTCCGTAA
- a CDS encoding penicillin acylase family protein, producing the protein MALIFKWLLRILSGLLVLGGLAIALVYFFASRSLPEYNKDLQTGFVSAPVEIVRNNANVPHIFGERDADVFFGLGYAHAQDRLWQMVTLRRTAQGRLSEVFGPTTVEIDQLIRRLDIYPLSVQSVDSLSDRTRQLMSAYANGVNARINEVNTEALGRGAPEMFLFSAPIAPWRPADSLAIQRVMALQLAAHLDEEVLRARVSLLVPDDNRLSDIMPDFPGAGIAALPEYAALVPGTQRFVEATPRDYHPLSPFNPRGLAGASNAWAAATTRSAAGGTLLANDPHLELSAPAIWYLARMELSKGGVIGGTIPGIPAILTGRSDRMGWGLTSAYLDDQDVLIEELNPANPNEYRTPNGFKEFRSRNSIINIKDSEPITLTLRWSDNGPILPGSVFDLKTVTPKGHVAAISWTALSPNDTSMDAAIDLMYADNVRQAINSAEKYISPAQNLTLVDRETIAMKTVGANPRRAALHQSKGRLPSLGWRPENRWQGRLPYASNPEFIAPIGGIVGNTNNKIVDRAFPLHMSFTWGDSQRVHRWERLMQGRQVHTRDSFIEAQLDTVSFTARSLLPLVAADLWFTGESAPEGTPERQRQRALALLAEWNGEMNEHLPEPLIYSAWMRALQTRIIKDELGPLEPEFTHLEPLFIERVFRDVEGAGVWCDVIQSAATESCTDVARLALDDALIWIEEKYGRNLESLRWGDAHQATHDHQVLGKIPFLKNFVNIRQSTSGGDNTLQRGKTIGKGPDPFLNSHSAAYRGVYDFADPDSSVFIISTGQSGHFLSRYYDDMAQLWRRGEYVPMSLDEELARAAAVGVTRLLP; encoded by the coding sequence ATGGCGTTAATTTTTAAATGGCTGCTGCGAATCTTAAGCGGCCTGTTGGTACTTGGTGGTTTGGCCATTGCTTTGGTCTATTTCTTCGCCTCTCGGTCCTTGCCGGAGTACAACAAAGACTTGCAGACAGGATTTGTCAGCGCACCAGTAGAAATTGTGCGCAACAACGCCAATGTGCCGCATATTTTTGGTGAAAGGGACGCGGATGTTTTCTTTGGCCTTGGCTATGCCCACGCGCAGGATCGCCTCTGGCAAATGGTCACTTTGCGCCGCACCGCCCAAGGACGATTGTCTGAAGTCTTCGGCCCCACAACCGTTGAAATTGATCAGTTGATCCGCCGGTTAGATATATACCCACTGTCGGTGCAGTCGGTGGATTCACTGTCTGATCGTACCCGCCAGTTGATGTCAGCCTATGCCAACGGCGTGAATGCCCGCATCAACGAAGTGAACACAGAAGCGCTGGGACGCGGCGCACCGGAAATGTTCCTTTTCTCTGCGCCAATTGCACCTTGGCGGCCTGCGGATTCCCTTGCCATCCAGCGGGTTATGGCGCTTCAGCTGGCTGCTCATCTGGACGAGGAAGTTCTGCGCGCGCGGGTCTCTCTGCTGGTACCCGATGACAACCGCCTGTCTGACATCATGCCAGATTTCCCAGGCGCTGGCATTGCCGCACTTCCTGAATATGCCGCTCTTGTACCTGGCACGCAGCGATTTGTTGAGGCCACCCCTCGTGACTATCATCCGCTATCACCATTCAATCCACGTGGTTTAGCCGGCGCATCAAATGCTTGGGCAGCAGCAACAACACGGTCCGCAGCGGGCGGAACGCTCTTGGCCAATGACCCACATCTTGAGCTGAGCGCCCCTGCGATTTGGTATCTTGCACGGATGGAGCTGTCTAAAGGTGGTGTGATTGGCGGCACGATCCCCGGAATCCCAGCCATTCTGACTGGGCGTAGCGACCGAATGGGCTGGGGGCTGACCTCGGCCTATCTGGATGATCAGGATGTTCTGATCGAAGAACTTAATCCTGCCAATCCGAACGAGTACCGTACGCCCAATGGGTTCAAAGAATTCCGATCTCGGAACTCGATAATCAACATTAAGGACTCAGAGCCAATCACGCTGACCCTGCGCTGGTCTGACAATGGCCCTATCCTGCCGGGCAGTGTGTTTGATCTGAAAACAGTGACCCCGAAAGGCCATGTGGCCGCGATCAGCTGGACCGCGCTTAGCCCGAATGACACGTCTATGGATGCGGCCATCGACCTGATGTATGCCGACAATGTGCGACAAGCCATTAATTCTGCTGAGAAATATATCTCGCCCGCGCAAAACCTGACCTTGGTCGATCGAGAAACCATTGCAATGAAGACCGTTGGTGCCAATCCACGCCGCGCGGCATTGCATCAGTCCAAAGGACGCCTGCCGAGCCTCGGCTGGAGACCAGAGAACCGTTGGCAAGGCCGCCTGCCCTATGCCTCAAACCCAGAGTTCATCGCACCGATTGGCGGCATTGTGGGCAATACCAACAATAAGATCGTCGATCGCGCCTTCCCGCTGCATATGTCTTTCACCTGGGGCGATAGCCAAAGGGTTCATCGTTGGGAACGCCTGATGCAAGGTCGTCAGGTGCATACGCGTGATAGCTTTATCGAGGCACAACTCGACACCGTCAGCTTTACCGCGCGCAGCCTTCTGCCTTTGGTGGCGGCAGACCTTTGGTTTACAGGGGAATCCGCACCAGAGGGCACGCCAGAGCGCCAGCGGCAACGCGCCTTGGCTCTGCTTGCCGAGTGGAATGGGGAGATGAACGAACATCTGCCTGAACCGCTGATCTATTCTGCATGGATGCGAGCGCTGCAAACCCGGATCATCAAGGACGAACTTGGACCTCTGGAGCCAGAGTTTACCCATTTGGAGCCACTGTTCATTGAACGTGTTTTCCGTGATGTCGAAGGCGCCGGTGTCTGGTGTGACGTTATTCAAAGCGCGGCAACTGAAAGCTGTACGGACGTGGCGCGCCTTGCGTTAGATGACGCTTTGATCTGGATTGAAGAGAAATACGGGCGCAACCTGGAAAGCCTGCGCTGGGGAGATGCGCACCAAGCGACACATGACCACCAAGTGTTGGGTAAAATCCCGTTCCTGAAGAACTTTGTGAATATCCGCCAGTCGACCAGCGGTGGCGATAACACGCTGCAACGGGGCAAAACCATCGGCAAAGGACCTGATCCCTTCCTCAACAGCCACTCTGCAGCCTACCGTGGGGTTTATGACTTTGCGGACCCTGACAGCTCCGTTTTCATCATCTCGACCGGACAGTCAGGTCATTTCCTGAGCCGATATTATGACGATATGGCTCAGCTGTGGCGACGTGGGGAATATGTTCCTATGTCACTCGATGAGGAGCTCGCGCGCGCGGCAGCGGTCGGCGTTACGCGACTGCTGCCTTAA
- the hemB gene encoding porphobilinogen synthase has translation MRPTVAPFPAARLRRARQTDAIRALVQENQLTVSDLIWPVFLRDGENVVEPIESMPGVNRYSVDRVVEAAKMARDLGIPVICLFPYTDPSKKTEDCAEAWNPENLSNRATRAIKAEVPGIAVMTDVALDPYNINGHDGFVDNGEIVNDRTVEALVKQALSQAEAGADIIGPSDMMDNRIGAIREALEAAGHQKTMLMSYSAKYASAFYGPFRDAVGASGALKGDKKTYQMDPGNTDEALRLVERDLQEGADMVMVKPGMPYLDICSRVKETFGVPTFAYQVSGEYAMIRAAAQNGWIDGDKAMFESLLAFKRAGCDGILTYFAPAVAKALAKG, from the coding sequence ATGCGCCCTACGGTTGCTCCCTTCCCCGCCGCGCGCCTTCGCCGCGCCCGTCAGACTGACGCCATTCGCGCGCTCGTGCAGGAAAACCAATTAACCGTGTCAGATTTGATCTGGCCTGTGTTCCTGCGCGACGGCGAAAACGTTGTGGAACCGATTGAAAGCATGCCGGGCGTCAACCGATATTCGGTTGATCGCGTTGTTGAAGCAGCAAAGATGGCCCGCGATCTCGGCATCCCAGTGATCTGCTTATTCCCTTACACGGACCCTTCGAAGAAAACCGAAGACTGTGCTGAGGCCTGGAACCCTGAAAACCTCTCCAACCGCGCGACCCGTGCCATCAAAGCAGAAGTTCCCGGCATCGCTGTGATGACGGATGTGGCGCTGGATCCTTACAACATCAACGGCCATGACGGTTTTGTCGATAACGGTGAGATTGTGAATGATCGCACCGTCGAAGCTCTTGTGAAACAAGCGCTGAGCCAGGCTGAAGCCGGAGCAGACATCATCGGCCCATCGGACATGATGGACAATCGCATTGGTGCGATCCGGGAAGCGCTTGAGGCGGCGGGACATCAGAAAACCATGCTGATGAGCTATTCTGCCAAATACGCGAGCGCTTTCTATGGCCCATTCCGCGATGCGGTTGGTGCGTCAGGTGCTTTGAAGGGCGACAAGAAAACCTACCAGATGGACCCAGGGAACACTGATGAGGCGCTTAGACTAGTTGAGCGTGACCTTCAGGAAGGTGCGGATATGGTTATGGTCAAACCGGGCATGCCTTATCTCGACATCTGTTCCCGAGTGAAAGAGACCTTTGGCGTTCCAACTTTTGCCTATCAAGTCTCTGGTGAATACGCGATGATCAGAGCCGCAGCGCAGAATGGCTGGATTGATGGTGATAAGGCCATGTTTGAAAGCCTACTGGCGTTCAAACGCGCCGGGTGTGACGGTATCCTTACCTATTTTGCACCCGCAGTGGCCAAGGCATTGGCGAAGGGCTGA
- a CDS encoding glutathione S-transferase C-terminal domain-containing protein, translating to MTNDATEESQNDASCRRSRGEFVRGVSGFRSVLGQGKDFPAEPGRYHLFVALNCPWCHRVTLARNVLGLQDSITMDVAFPNRTTELDPSGPNHWEFAPERIATLSNAALPECTLETGTGQDYRLVKDIYEAEGSTEKSVPILYDKVSKRIVSNESAEIVRMLDAQADLLGAPDGRPILYPSGADDQALREDIGALNERIYVTINNGAYKAGFSSDQQVYAAAYKSYFDTLAHLEGQLSDGRAFLTGSNFTEADLRLFPTLYRHDPVYYTRMKLNGARILDYPNLWRWLCRVYALPGVSESNSLVHCRQGYFGRSWNNVVPLGPFHPMPYPEAYEHPELARD from the coding sequence ATGACCAACGACGCGACTGAAGAATCTCAGAATGACGCCAGCTGTCGGCGCTCTAGGGGGGAGTTTGTGCGCGGCGTTAGCGGTTTCCGCTCAGTCCTGGGGCAAGGCAAAGATTTCCCTGCAGAACCTGGTCGCTACCACCTTTTTGTCGCTTTGAATTGTCCCTGGTGTCACCGCGTGACGCTGGCGCGGAATGTTCTGGGGCTGCAAGACAGCATTACGATGGATGTTGCTTTTCCGAACAGGACAACAGAGCTCGATCCTTCTGGTCCCAATCATTGGGAGTTCGCACCTGAGCGAATAGCCACTTTGTCCAATGCGGCTTTACCAGAATGCACCTTGGAAACGGGAACCGGGCAAGACTATCGCTTGGTCAAAGATATCTACGAGGCCGAGGGCTCGACGGAGAAATCTGTTCCGATCCTATATGACAAAGTGTCAAAGCGCATCGTGTCCAATGAAAGCGCAGAGATTGTTCGAATGCTGGATGCGCAGGCTGATCTTTTAGGCGCACCAGACGGGCGTCCAATTCTCTATCCATCCGGGGCTGACGACCAAGCTCTGAGAGAAGACATTGGTGCGCTTAACGAACGTATTTACGTCACCATCAATAATGGCGCCTATAAAGCAGGGTTCTCCTCTGATCAGCAAGTATATGCAGCTGCCTATAAAAGCTACTTTGATACCCTTGCCCATCTTGAGGGTCAGCTTTCAGACGGCCGCGCGTTTCTGACCGGTTCCAATTTCACTGAAGCAGACCTGCGCCTCTTCCCGACGCTTTATCGCCATGACCCGGTTTACTACACGCGCATGAAACTCAACGGCGCGCGCATATTGGATTATCCAAATCTGTGGCGCTGGCTTTGTCGTGTCTATGCACTCCCTGGCGTTTCAGAGAGCAATTCTCTAGTGCATTGTCGCCAGGGATATTTTGGCCGCTCGTGGAACAATGTTGTGCCGCTGGGCCCTTTTCATCCGATGCCTTATCCAGAGGCCTATGAGCATCCGGAATTGGCACGGGATTAA
- a CDS encoding component of SufBCD complex — protein MDWYSTVLELIDLRSFSNLWFWIMLAVIWSSASHWVLGVPYDLVLRARRKGGRHEEDLHDLVRINVGRLLFIGRVSGLWMTSFGCFSLSIIAVLGFFYRIEFAQAIFLIMFPLAFVGLLTLATARGIEADEVVGEELYKRLARHRVYVQLIGVIAIFVTSMWGMYQNFQISPLN, from the coding sequence GTGGACTGGTATAGTACCGTACTCGAATTGATCGATCTGCGCAGTTTCTCGAACCTGTGGTTCTGGATCATGTTGGCCGTGATTTGGTCGTCAGCCAGCCACTGGGTGCTGGGTGTACCTTATGACCTCGTCCTGCGTGCGCGCCGCAAAGGTGGACGTCATGAAGAAGACCTGCATGATCTTGTTCGCATCAATGTGGGGCGTCTGCTGTTTATCGGCCGCGTATCCGGACTATGGATGACGTCTTTCGGCTGTTTCTCACTCAGCATCATTGCGGTTCTGGGGTTCTTTTATCGGATCGAATTTGCGCAGGCGATTTTCCTCATCATGTTCCCGCTGGCCTTTGTCGGGCTTTTGACGCTGGCGACGGCGCGCGGAATTGAGGCGGATGAGGTGGTTGGCGAGGAGCTTTATAAACGGCTCGCACGGCATCGGGTCTATGTGCAACTCATTGGTGTTATTGCCATTTTTGTGACCTCAATGTGGGGCATGTACCAGAATTTTCAGATCTCACCTCTGAACTAA
- the mfd gene encoding transcription-repair coupling factor: MQQKHVTIGGAPEGYDAKLILDEIAKSGGPVIHVARDDKRMAAMKAALAFFLPDMPVVDFPGWDCLPYDRVSPNADISAARMSTLAGLLHGAMPKKFVLLTTLNAATQRVPAREVLKDAVFRAQVDYRIDEQALRAFLVRMGFTQAPTVMEPGDYAVRGGIIDIFPPGDTGPVRLDLFGDVLDGARRFDPVSQRTTEKLDLIELAPVSEVILDEAAITRFRQNYRIEFGAAGTDDPLYEAVSAGRKHQGVEHWLPFFHERLETLFDYLPEASISLDDQSEAMRLARWESVADQYETRKHALSQKKRLDSVYKPVPAEQLYLDEAAWNETVGDKRVLSFKPLPQASGPGAIDSMARIGRNFSPERQQENISLFGSLASHIKAKLQDGPVVVASYSEGARERLSGLIEDEGLAETVLVDNAKNIGKSGLYLTVWALENGFEAPGLTVISEQDVLGDRLIRAPKRKRKAENFLTETQSLSPGDLVVHVDHGIGRYHGMEVITAAGAAHECLSLEYAESSRLYLPVENIELLSRYGHDEGLLDKLGGGAWQAKKAKLKERIREMADKLIRVAAERALRSAPILEAPDHAWESFSARFPYQETDDQLNAINDVLDDLTNGQPMDRLVCGDVGFGKTEVAMRAAFVAAMTGVQVAVIAPTTLLARQHFKSFQERFRGFPLEVRGLSRFVSAKESEKTREGLAKGTVDIVIGTHALLAKSVRFQNLGLLIVDEEQHFGVGHKERLKQMRSDIHVLTLTATPIPRTLQLSLSGVRDLSIIGTPPVDRLAIRTYVSEFDAITIREALLREHYRGGQSFYVVPRISDLPEIEEFLKEQLPELTYVVAHGQMAAGELDDRMNAFYDGKYDVLLATTIVESGLDIPTANTMVVHRADMFGLSQLYQIRGRVGRSKTRAYAYLTTKPRKKLTATAEKRLRVLGSLDTLGAGFTLASQDLDIRGAGNLLGEEQSGQMRDVGYELYQSMLEDAIAKIKAGEMEGLSDTDDQWAPQINLGVPVLIPEKFVPDLDVRLGLYRRLSGLSTKVELEGFAAELIDRFGKLPREVNTLLLVVRIKAMCKKAGIAKLDGGPKGATIQFHNDKFKSPKGLVEFITEQKGLAKIKENKIVVRRDWKSEKDKIKGAFAIARDLAHKARVES, translated from the coding sequence ATGCAGCAGAAGCATGTCACCATTGGCGGCGCACCTGAAGGCTATGACGCCAAGCTGATCTTGGATGAGATCGCTAAATCTGGTGGTCCTGTCATCCACGTGGCGCGCGATGACAAACGTATGGCGGCGATGAAGGCGGCATTGGCCTTTTTCCTGCCTGATATGCCTGTGGTGGATTTTCCGGGCTGGGATTGTTTGCCTTACGATCGCGTCTCGCCCAATGCTGATATATCCGCTGCGCGCATGTCGACGTTGGCGGGGCTGTTGCATGGGGCGATGCCCAAGAAGTTTGTGCTGCTGACCACTCTAAATGCGGCTACACAGCGTGTTCCCGCACGCGAAGTTTTAAAAGACGCAGTGTTCCGTGCCCAGGTGGATTATCGTATTGACGAACAAGCCCTGCGCGCCTTTCTGGTTCGCATGGGGTTCACGCAAGCGCCAACTGTTATGGAGCCAGGCGACTATGCGGTTCGCGGCGGGATCATCGATATTTTCCCTCCGGGTGACACTGGACCGGTGCGCTTGGATCTTTTCGGCGATGTGCTGGATGGTGCACGACGCTTTGATCCGGTTTCACAGCGTACGACTGAAAAGCTTGATCTCATCGAACTCGCGCCTGTGTCAGAGGTTATTCTGGATGAGGCGGCAATTACGCGGTTTCGTCAAAACTACAGAATCGAGTTTGGCGCGGCTGGCACGGATGATCCGCTTTATGAGGCGGTCTCGGCGGGACGCAAACATCAGGGTGTTGAGCATTGGCTGCCATTCTTCCATGAGCGGCTGGAGACCCTGTTTGATTATCTGCCTGAGGCATCAATTTCACTTGATGACCAATCTGAAGCGATGCGTCTTGCACGCTGGGAGTCAGTGGCCGATCAGTACGAAACACGCAAACACGCGCTGAGCCAAAAGAAACGGCTCGATTCCGTCTATAAACCTGTGCCTGCAGAGCAGTTGTATCTGGATGAGGCCGCCTGGAATGAAACCGTTGGTGACAAACGTGTTCTGAGTTTCAAACCTTTGCCGCAGGCTTCTGGCCCCGGTGCCATCGATAGTATGGCGCGGATCGGACGCAATTTCTCTCCAGAACGCCAGCAGGAAAATATAAGTCTTTTTGGTTCATTAGCATCCCATATTAAAGCAAAACTTCAAGACGGGCCGGTTGTCGTCGCGTCTTACTCTGAAGGTGCGCGGGAACGACTATCTGGGCTGATCGAAGACGAAGGATTGGCCGAAACCGTCCTTGTGGATAACGCAAAAAATATCGGGAAGTCAGGGCTTTATCTGACGGTCTGGGCGTTGGAGAATGGCTTTGAAGCACCTGGTCTGACGGTGATATCCGAACAGGACGTGCTGGGCGACCGTCTGATCCGTGCGCCAAAGCGTAAACGCAAAGCAGAGAACTTCCTGACTGAGACACAATCTCTGTCACCTGGTGATCTGGTGGTGCATGTGGACCACGGGATTGGTCGCTATCACGGGATGGAAGTCATCACGGCGGCAGGTGCTGCGCATGAATGCCTGAGCCTGGAATATGCCGAAAGCTCGCGCCTCTATCTACCAGTCGAGAACATCGAACTCCTTTCGCGCTACGGCCATGACGAGGGGTTGCTTGATAAGCTCGGCGGTGGGGCATGGCAGGCTAAGAAGGCGAAGCTCAAGGAACGTATCCGCGAGATGGCGGATAAGCTTATCCGCGTGGCTGCTGAACGTGCTTTACGAAGCGCGCCTATTTTGGAAGCCCCGGATCATGCCTGGGAGAGCTTTTCAGCCCGTTTCCCGTATCAGGAAACCGATGACCAGTTGAACGCCATAAATGACGTGCTTGATGATCTGACGAATGGCCAGCCAATGGATCGTCTGGTTTGCGGCGACGTAGGCTTTGGGAAAACCGAAGTCGCCATGCGCGCGGCCTTTGTCGCGGCTATGACAGGTGTTCAGGTCGCGGTGATCGCGCCAACAACCTTGCTGGCACGACAGCACTTCAAAAGCTTCCAAGAACGCTTCCGTGGCTTCCCATTGGAAGTTCGTGGCCTGTCACGGTTTGTCTCTGCGAAGGAATCTGAGAAGACCCGCGAAGGCTTGGCGAAAGGCACTGTTGATATCGTCATTGGCACTCATGCGCTGTTAGCAAAAAGCGTGCGTTTCCAGAATCTTGGCCTGCTAATCGTTGACGAAGAACAGCACTTTGGGGTGGGCCACAAAGAGCGTCTGAAACAAATGCGATCTGACATTCACGTGTTGACCCTGACAGCGACGCCAATCCCTCGAACCCTTCAACTCAGCCTCTCCGGAGTGCGCGATCTGTCGATCATCGGCACACCGCCTGTGGATCGACTGGCGATCCGCACCTATGTCAGCGAATTTGACGCGATCACGATCCGTGAGGCGCTGTTGCGGGAGCATTATCGCGGTGGTCAGAGTTTCTATGTGGTGCCGCGGATTTCAGACCTTCCAGAGATTGAAGAGTTCCTGAAAGAACAGCTGCCAGAGCTGACTTATGTGGTTGCGCATGGCCAGATGGCAGCCGGTGAGCTCGATGACCGCATGAATGCTTTCTATGACGGCAAATACGATGTGCTCTTGGCGACAACCATCGTGGAATCTGGCCTTGATATCCCCACGGCGAACACGATGGTTGTGCACCGTGCAGATATGTTTGGCCTGAGCCAGCTGTATCAAATCCGTGGCCGGGTCGGTCGCAGCAAAACCCGCGCCTATGCATATCTGACAACAAAACCACGCAAGAAACTAACGGCAACTGCTGAGAAGCGCCTGCGCGTGCTGGGGTCGCTTGATACGCTGGGTGCCGGCTTCACACTCGCGAGCCAGGACCTCGACATTCGCGGGGCAGGCAACCTTTTGGGTGAAGAACAATCAGGCCAGATGCGGGATGTGGGGTATGAGCTCTACCAGTCCATGCTGGAAGACGCGATTGCCAAGATCAAAGCGGGTGAGATGGAAGGCCTGTCTGACACTGACGATCAATGGGCACCACAGATCAACCTTGGTGTGCCGGTTCTAATCCCAGAGAAATTCGTGCCTGATCTGGATGTGCGTCTGGGACTTTATCGGCGTTTGTCTGGTCTTTCGACCAAAGTTGAGCTTGAAGGCTTTGCCGCCGAACTCATTGACCGGTTTGGTAAATTACCGCGCGAGGTCAACACCTTGCTCTTGGTCGTGCGCATCAAGGCGATGTGTAAAAAGGCAGGCATTGCCAAGCTTGATGGTGGGCCAAAAGGCGCGACCATTCAGTTCCATAACGACAAGTTCAAATCGCCCAAAGGCCTTGTTGAATTCATCACAGAACAAAAGGGCCTTGCGAAGATCAAAGAGAATAAGATCGTTGTGCGGCGCGACTGGAAGAGTGAGAAGGACAAGATCAAAGGCGCCTTTGCGATTGCCCGTGATCTTGCCCATAAAGCGCGCGTCGAAAGTTAG
- a CDS encoding NAD(P)-dependent oxidoreductase, which translates to MAKVAFLGLGVMGFPMAGHLQSAGHEVTVFNRTAAKAEAWVAQHGGKMALTPGEAASGAGFVMACVGNDDDLRHVCIGEGGAFAGMKPDAVFVDHTTVSAKVTAELYTAAKDAALNFVDAPISGGQAGAENGVLSIMCGGDQDAYDAAEPIMQSYARICRRIGDSGAGQMTKMCNQIAIAGLVQGLSEALHFAEKAGLDGRAVVEVISQGAAGSWQMQNRYETMLDDHFDHGFAVDWMRKDLGICLDTADETGASLPVTALVDQFYKDVQKIGGGRWDTSSLIKRLRALD; encoded by the coding sequence ATGGCGAAGGTTGCGTTTTTGGGATTGGGCGTAATGGGTTTTCCAATGGCAGGACACCTGCAGTCGGCAGGTCACGAAGTCACGGTTTTCAACCGGACAGCGGCCAAAGCGGAGGCTTGGGTGGCCCAGCATGGTGGCAAAATGGCGCTGACGCCGGGTGAGGCTGCTTCGGGTGCAGGCTTTGTCATGGCCTGTGTCGGGAATGACGATGATTTGCGTCATGTCTGTATTGGAGAAGGTGGCGCTTTTGCGGGTATGAAGCCGGACGCTGTGTTTGTGGATCACACCACGGTGTCTGCGAAGGTGACTGCGGAGCTCTATACTGCGGCCAAAGATGCAGCGTTGAATTTCGTAGACGCTCCAATTTCAGGTGGTCAGGCGGGCGCTGAGAACGGCGTTTTGTCGATTATGTGTGGCGGTGACCAAGACGCCTATGATGCGGCTGAGCCCATCATGCAGTCTTATGCCCGTATCTGTCGCCGCATCGGCGATAGCGGCGCGGGTCAGATGACCAAGATGTGCAACCAGATCGCTATCGCAGGCTTGGTTCAAGGCCTGTCCGAAGCGCTGCATTTTGCCGAAAAAGCGGGTCTTGATGGGCGTGCGGTTGTCGAAGTGATTTCGCAGGGGGCCGCAGGCAGCTGGCAAATGCAGAACCGCTATGAAACCATGCTGGATGATCATTTCGATCATGGGTTTGCGGTGGATTGGATGCGCAAAGACCTGGGTATTTGCCTTGATACTGCAGACGAAACCGGTGCGAGCCTGCCGGTCACAGCTTTGGTCGATCAGTTCTACAAAGACGTCCAGAAAATTGGCGGCGGTCGCTGGGACACGTCCAGCCTTATCAAACGCCTCCGCGCTTTGGATTAA